The following are encoded in a window of Leptospira selangorensis genomic DNA:
- a CDS encoding TetR family transcriptional regulator: MDKKRARRPEEKEIRKQSIVAALRELLVKQKHPLPSTQEIAEAAGVTKGVIYFYFKTREEIFLTLHLQETESFFKEMGELLQGPEYSLAKLKEKIIHQFSQNEIFMFVGLIIPGILESNVDQDFLYEFKKNTSDGMDELARIWLSRETGLTIVNARKFILRFYFLGLMLWQHHNPPKEVKEAFLNKNLWLLEGELDQTLSESFDWLWKGMNS; encoded by the coding sequence GTGGATAAAAAAAGAGCCAGAAGGCCGGAAGAAAAGGAAATACGCAAGCAGTCCATCGTGGCTGCCTTGCGGGAACTTCTGGTAAAACAAAAACATCCTCTACCTAGCACCCAGGAGATCGCGGAAGCCGCAGGAGTCACCAAGGGTGTGATCTATTTTTATTTCAAGACCAGGGAAGAAATTTTTCTCACACTTCATTTGCAAGAAACTGAATCCTTTTTTAAGGAAATGGGCGAACTATTGCAAGGTCCTGAATATTCTTTAGCCAAGCTAAAAGAAAAGATCATTCATCAGTTTTCACAGAACGAAATTTTCATGTTTGTAGGATTGATCATTCCCGGAATTTTAGAAAGTAATGTGGACCAAGACTTTTTGTACGAATTCAAAAAGAATACTTCGGATGGAATGGACGAACTAGCGAGGATCTGGCTTTCCAGAGAAACCGGACTTACAATCGTAAACGCCAGAAAATTTATATTACGTTTTTACTTTTTAGGCCTAATGCTTTGGCAACATCATAACCCGCCCAAAGAAGTGAAGGAAGCATTTTTGAACAAAAATCTTTGGCTTTTAGAAGGAGAGCTCGACCAAACACTTTCGGAATCCTTCGATTGGCTTTGGAAAGGAATGAATTCTTAA
- a CDS encoding SDR family NAD(P)-dependent oxidoreductase gives MQKVLVTGASGHLGFSLVKLLQERGYEVTAAVRDANDSKKTANLKKLGVKLVSADLGDRESLRKALQGQDGLFQVAAAFNLTAKDPQKEVVEPNINGTRNVLEEAHKAGIKKVVYTSSIAAVGTIAEGESPLNESTWNDSAKEPYAISKTQSEKLAWEISKKLGLNLVTVLPGTILGPQFTQPTSSLKLIQDILKGQLPFAPKMTFSYVDVRDVAMAHIMAYENPSAQGRYIATGETLSVSQVCKLVKEIHPKAKTTGKELPSFIVRVMPYLDAFKHAVTGLDRQINFEIVQDYLQRKQEYNSDRLSKEFQWKPMPVKKSLQETVDWMLSAAV, from the coding sequence ATGCAAAAAGTATTGGTAACCGGTGCGAGCGGGCACCTGGGTTTTTCTTTAGTAAAACTTCTTCAGGAAAGGGGTTATGAGGTAACAGCTGCGGTTAGAGATGCAAACGACTCTAAAAAAACTGCTAACCTTAAAAAGTTAGGAGTGAAGTTAGTCTCCGCCGATTTGGGTGATAGAGAATCTCTTCGTAAAGCGCTCCAAGGACAGGATGGCCTCTTCCAAGTGGCGGCGGCCTTCAATCTAACCGCCAAAGATCCTCAAAAAGAAGTTGTGGAACCGAATATAAACGGGACCAGAAACGTTTTGGAAGAAGCACATAAGGCTGGGATCAAAAAGGTAGTATACACATCCAGTATCGCTGCTGTGGGAACAATTGCGGAAGGAGAATCTCCTCTGAACGAATCCACATGGAATGATTCCGCAAAAGAACCTTATGCGATTTCCAAAACCCAATCCGAAAAATTGGCTTGGGAGATTTCTAAAAAATTAGGTTTGAATCTAGTGACTGTTCTTCCTGGAACTATCTTAGGACCACAGTTCACCCAACCTACTTCTTCCTTAAAGTTGATACAGGACATTTTAAAAGGGCAACTTCCATTCGCACCTAAGATGACTTTTTCTTACGTGGATGTCAGAGATGTTGCGATGGCACATATCATGGCTTATGAAAATCCTTCTGCACAAGGAAGATATATTGCAACCGGGGAAACTCTTTCCGTTTCTCAAGTTTGTAAACTAGTCAAAGAGATCCATCCTAAGGCAAAAACAACCGGAAAGGAACTCCCTTCCTTTATCGTTCGAGTCATGCCTTACCTGGATGCCTTCAAACATGCAGTCACAGGTTTAGACAGACAGATCAATTTCGAGATAGTACAAGATTATCTGCAAAGAAAACAAGAATACAATTCGGATCGACTGTCGAAAGAATTCCAATGGAAACCTATGCCTGTCAAAAAATCACTCCAAGAGACGGTTGACTGGATGTTGTCCGCTGCCGTATAG
- a CDS encoding AraC family transcriptional regulator — MEYLHIFLLKFLQFGAGAAFIYAYLEIIRPGSGNRILVLIMILTGTILLRYSWYLQDDLLEFPYLFIFLHTSVLSVGPLIYTYIRSFLATEEESPKEKLIRYGLHFSPVILFTVFECIFFSQDSSKLKAQVIQGAKEFRLDWAHLGSFIASIQVSIYSLFCLYLYHKVSRRYEMYELKLVWFLLLLPVFANSFIGTAYFLKNKYLFELGASLICVMVLLLFLVRERHPGFFNEISEVIQSAKYQNTPLLSKEIEVANSKLKELLETRNLYRDSELRLVDLAAELGLNLHQTSRYLNEVHKMNFYELINRYRVQEACKRLVEESDSSVLDIAFAVGFNSKSTFHSQFVKFIGMSPALYRKQKGNPNKS; from the coding sequence ATGGAATACCTACATATATTTTTACTGAAATTCCTGCAATTTGGGGCCGGAGCCGCATTTATATACGCCTATCTGGAAATTATCCGTCCAGGTTCCGGGAATCGGATCTTGGTGCTTATAATGATCCTAACTGGGACGATCCTACTCAGATACTCCTGGTATCTACAGGATGATCTATTAGAATTTCCTTATCTATTTATATTCTTACACACAAGCGTATTATCCGTAGGGCCGCTGATCTACACCTATATCCGTTCCTTCTTAGCGACAGAAGAAGAAAGCCCGAAAGAAAAACTCATCCGCTATGGACTACATTTTTCACCGGTGATCTTATTCACCGTTTTTGAATGTATTTTCTTTTCCCAAGATAGCTCGAAATTGAAAGCTCAGGTAATACAGGGAGCCAAAGAATTCAGGTTAGATTGGGCTCACTTGGGAAGTTTTATCGCAAGTATCCAGGTCTCCATTTATTCACTGTTCTGCCTGTATCTTTATCATAAAGTTAGCAGAAGATATGAAATGTACGAGTTAAAACTGGTATGGTTCTTACTACTTCTACCGGTATTCGCAAATAGTTTTATAGGAACCGCCTATTTCCTAAAAAACAAATATTTGTTCGAGTTAGGGGCCTCCCTTATCTGCGTAATGGTGCTTCTACTCTTCTTGGTCAGAGAAAGGCACCCTGGATTTTTTAATGAGATCAGTGAAGTTATCCAAAGTGCAAAATACCAAAATACCCCACTTCTCTCCAAAGAAATAGAAGTGGCAAATTCCAAACTTAAGGAATTATTAGAAACTAGAAACTTATATAGAGATAGCGAATTGAGACTTGTGGACCTAGCGGCCGAACTTGGATTAAATTTGCACCAAACTTCCAGATACTTAAACGAAGTTCACAAAATGAATTTTTACGAACTAATCAATCGGTATAGAGTACAAGAAGCCTGCAAACGTTTGGTGGAAGAATCCGATAGTTCGGTTTTAGATATCGCATTCGCAGTGGGTTTTAATTCTAAATCCACCTTTCATTCTCAGTTTGTAAAGTTTATTGGAATGTCGCCTGCTCTGTATAGAAAACAGAAAGGGAATCCAAACAAGTCCTAA
- a CDS encoding C45 family autoproteolytic acyltransferase/hydolase — MNSETYPLAVLQLKGSQEEMGRQFGEIMNEIGQFEPIFDFYPVMARNLLLGSLPRSNRNFLAKGVTSLLVNWMSRRMMKHRPSEFSARTIAALTSAGRSAKLEKELFTMDSFQNSVGFLGMIQLLPELAHMSPGRSPQMIPACTSVAVWGDQSQDGKLYHARNFDFPGVEVWDKRPIVVFCTPEKGLRYGYIACRGADVPGITAFNEAGLTIAFHTRFHKKIGFNGLGVIDFGHKIISEARSIEEAVSIAKKHKINSTWGMIITNHKEKGPKAAIIETNYGNVDVVYPNLGKDHIVNTNHYQSEKLQEGEIMAAPVFYHHCISRFDRAEQLLSSQKKKKGTSVVDLQNLLDDTIDCSSGEVRTMGSTIRQITSVKSVVMSAEARKIFVSVGTAPTSSGPYVEIPMAWGEPGYKLLDLSDSKKGKVKRVPKSKNLKVGSAIQHYKKAMLINDDPSMGGIDDILLELQKANEEFIGKDPSILFLEAILYLEKGNLNKAAFLLEQAESLETSSFRKQQSALWLARTQSVLGKQKIADHFYDKIKNSKTEFSTQVWKQKAFQDKGKYSAKKLRQVSPNFIIVEANEL, encoded by the coding sequence ATGAATTCGGAAACATATCCATTAGCAGTACTACAGCTCAAGGGTTCCCAAGAAGAGATGGGAAGACAATTTGGCGAGATTATGAATGAGATCGGGCAGTTCGAGCCGATCTTTGATTTTTATCCTGTGATGGCCCGCAATCTTCTATTGGGGAGTTTGCCTCGTAGCAATCGGAATTTTTTAGCGAAGGGTGTTACTTCTCTTCTGGTGAATTGGATGTCTAGAAGAATGATGAAGCATAGGCCTTCTGAATTTTCTGCGAGGACAATTGCTGCTTTAACTTCTGCGGGTCGTTCTGCGAAATTAGAGAAAGAACTTTTCACAATGGATTCCTTCCAGAACTCCGTTGGATTTTTGGGTATGATCCAGCTTCTTCCTGAGCTAGCACATATGAGTCCGGGCAGAAGTCCTCAAATGATTCCGGCTTGTACGAGTGTCGCCGTTTGGGGAGATCAAAGTCAGGACGGCAAATTATATCATGCGCGCAATTTCGATTTTCCAGGTGTAGAAGTTTGGGATAAACGCCCGATCGTTGTTTTCTGTACTCCTGAAAAAGGTTTACGTTATGGTTATATTGCATGTAGGGGTGCGGATGTTCCCGGGATCACCGCTTTCAATGAGGCAGGCCTTACAATCGCATTCCATACTCGCTTTCATAAAAAGATAGGCTTTAACGGTTTGGGAGTGATCGATTTCGGTCATAAAATTATCTCAGAAGCAAGATCTATCGAAGAAGCGGTGAGTATCGCTAAAAAACATAAGATCAATTCTACTTGGGGTATGATCATTACAAATCATAAGGAGAAGGGACCGAAGGCTGCGATCATAGAGACAAATTACGGAAATGTGGATGTGGTTTATCCTAATTTAGGAAAAGATCATATTGTTAATACAAACCATTACCAAAGTGAAAAGTTACAAGAAGGGGAGATTATGGCAGCTCCCGTTTTTTATCATCATTGTATTAGTCGTTTTGATAGAGCAGAACAACTTCTATCTTCCCAAAAGAAAAAAAAGGGAACCAGTGTTGTAGATCTTCAGAATCTTTTGGACGATACTATCGATTGCTCGAGCGGAGAAGTCCGTACAATGGGTTCCACGATCCGTCAGATCACTTCGGTTAAGTCGGTAGTGATGAGTGCAGAAGCTCGTAAAATTTTTGTCTCCGTCGGTACTGCTCCTACTAGTAGCGGCCCTTATGTGGAAATTCCAATGGCTTGGGGCGAACCTGGTTATAAACTTTTGGATCTTTCTGATTCCAAAAAAGGAAAAGTGAAGAGGGTTCCGAAGTCTAAAAATCTTAAGGTGGGATCTGCGATTCAACATTATAAAAAAGCAATGCTTATCAATGACGATCCAAGTATGGGCGGAATTGATGATATTCTTCTGGAATTGCAGAAGGCGAACGAAGAATTTATAGGAAAGGATCCTTCTATCCTATTCTTAGAAGCGATTTTATATCTGGAAAAAGGAAATCTGAATAAGGCCGCGTTCTTATTGGAGCAAGCGGAAAGTTTAGAGACTTCTTCTTTCAGAAAGCAGCAAAGTGCGTTGTGGCTGGCGAGAACTCAGTCAGTTTTGGGTAAACAAAAAATAGCGGATCATTTCTACGATAAGATCAAAAATTCTAAAACGGAATTTTCTACTCAGGTTTGGAAACAGAAAGCGTTTCAAGACAAGGGTAAATATTCCGCTAAGAAGTTGAGACAGGTTTCTCCTAACTTTATTATCGTAGAAGCGAACGAGTTATAG
- a CDS encoding DUF1566 domain-containing protein, producing the protein MKKYRSLYILFLTSLVLWNCEVEHKNYDLETSVLLSLTSAASPAAFSFQLPDSNQTTCYDTSGATRGCTGTGEDGEFTNIPAPFSLQIQDSGETILEESSGLTWQRCPFGMIWNGSTCIGSIINVYWQVANAYCNSLTTAGRSWRLPTARESALFGDHSQTNLLSSTYFPNGQASGGWTSTPAVGFFGRYLFYSYGGITPIDETTNMPIRCVSGPKTPNASFTDLGDGTLQETNTGLIIKKCAYGQADDSTCTGAASPLNWQQALDYCNNLNFASRTDWRLPSHRESFFISEPSIGNSNLPLSLFPNSIQASIAWTGTTANNALTTAHAQMVYQMYSYSKSDTSNVRARCVADP; encoded by the coding sequence ATGAAAAAGTACAGGTCCTTGTATATTCTATTCCTGACATCCTTAGTTCTATGGAATTGTGAAGTAGAACATAAAAATTATGATCTAGAAACTTCCGTTCTTTTAAGCCTAACAAGCGCTGCGAGTCCTGCAGCTTTCTCCTTTCAACTTCCAGATTCGAACCAGACAACTTGTTATGATACAAGCGGAGCAACGCGTGGATGTACAGGAACAGGCGAAGACGGAGAATTCACGAATATTCCAGCCCCATTTTCATTACAAATCCAAGATTCGGGTGAAACAATATTAGAAGAAAGTTCCGGTCTAACTTGGCAAAGATGTCCATTCGGAATGATTTGGAACGGAAGCACTTGTATCGGTTCCATCATCAATGTATATTGGCAGGTGGCGAACGCATATTGTAATTCTTTAACCACTGCAGGAAGAAGTTGGAGACTTCCTACTGCCAGAGAATCTGCTCTTTTCGGAGATCATTCCCAAACAAATCTATTATCTAGCACCTATTTCCCGAACGGACAAGCATCCGGAGGTTGGACATCCACACCTGCAGTGGGTTTTTTCGGAAGATACTTATTCTATTCCTACGGAGGTATTACTCCAATTGATGAGACTACAAACATGCCTATCCGTTGTGTATCTGGTCCTAAAACACCGAATGCAAGTTTCACGGATTTGGGAGACGGTACTTTACAAGAAACGAATACCGGACTTATAATTAAAAAATGTGCGTATGGACAGGCGGATGACTCTACTTGTACGGGAGCCGCAAGCCCATTAAATTGGCAGCAAGCATTAGATTATTGCAATAATCTAAACTTTGCATCGAGAACGGATTGGAGGCTTCCATCACATAGAGAATCCTTCTTTATTTCGGAGCCCTCGATCGGTAATTCGAATCTTCCACTTTCACTTTTCCCGAATAGTATACAAGCATCCATTGCATGGACAGGAACTACTGCCAATAACGCTCTAACGACTGCCCACGCTCAGATGGTCTACCAAATGTATAGTTATTCTAAGTCGGACACAAGTAATGTTCGCGCTCGTTGTGTGGCGGATCCTTGA
- the ispG gene encoding (E)-4-hydroxy-3-methylbut-2-enyl-diphosphate synthase, with translation MNFRYNHSPFSYQRRRTREVKVGDVGIGGNNPIRIQSMITADTRDTENSVRQILELEAAGCEIVRLTVPSQPDADNLPNIRKELKKLGSKVPLVADIHFTPSVAMKSVEWVEKVRINPGNFADKKKFAIRDYTELEYKEELERISEVFSPLVLRCKELGVSMRIGTNHGSLSDRIMNKYGDTPQGMVESAIEFIRIAESLSYKDIIVSMKASNPQVMVQAYRLLCSRFMELQMDYPLHLGVTEAGDGKDGRIKSAIGIGSLLEDGLGDTIRVSLTEDPIHEVPVARLLADKYNKLRFPETQSQGYSEFRNPYSYQRFYSRPIQIGSLPLGENHAVRIESVLPFESESGFSQELSSLKSYARSRSLELEMVSVPLPSDEFLREECISAIKSSSVPVGVIVEQNELLLEDVLEDLIPFPKVTVDPFHHFQNRDSLLEFLHKREGKGITELNVQAYQIESLKGLPEEFKNAGIESIAFSIQTFHILHDYRKLARILSDFDYPILLSTEYPDMETALYESSIGIGGMLTDGIGDMLRIKVIDSEPEAVLQLGFDILQATRLRLTKTEYISCPSCGRTLFDLQTTTARIKEKTGHLKGVKIAVMGCIVNGPGEMADADFGYVGAGPGKVHLYRGKEIVLKNVPSEEADERLVQLIKDSGMWMERESVASENTF, from the coding sequence ATGAACTTCCGATACAATCATTCTCCATTCTCTTACCAACGCCGTAGAACCAGAGAGGTAAAAGTTGGAGATGTTGGAATAGGCGGAAACAATCCGATCCGCATCCAATCCATGATCACTGCGGATACAAGAGACACAGAAAACTCAGTTAGACAAATTTTGGAATTAGAGGCTGCAGGTTGTGAGATCGTTCGATTGACTGTACCTTCTCAACCGGATGCGGATAACTTACCGAATATTCGTAAGGAACTTAAAAAGTTAGGAAGTAAAGTCCCTCTCGTTGCTGATATCCATTTTACCCCAAGCGTTGCTATGAAATCGGTAGAATGGGTGGAGAAGGTCCGCATCAATCCAGGTAACTTCGCTGATAAGAAAAAATTCGCGATCAGAGACTATACGGAACTTGAATACAAAGAAGAGTTGGAAAGAATTTCCGAAGTATTCAGTCCATTGGTACTTCGTTGCAAAGAACTGGGAGTCTCCATGAGGATTGGGACTAATCATGGTTCCTTATCTGATCGTATCATGAATAAATACGGAGACACACCGCAAGGAATGGTGGAATCTGCGATAGAATTTATCCGGATCGCAGAAAGTCTTTCTTATAAAGATATTATAGTAAGTATGAAAGCCTCCAACCCACAGGTGATGGTCCAGGCATATAGATTATTATGCAGTCGTTTCATGGAATTGCAGATGGACTATCCATTACATCTAGGAGTAACTGAAGCAGGAGACGGGAAAGACGGAAGGATCAAATCCGCAATCGGTATCGGCTCCCTATTAGAAGACGGATTAGGAGATACTATCCGAGTTTCCTTAACGGAAGATCCAATCCACGAAGTTCCAGTCGCAAGATTACTCGCGGACAAATATAATAAACTCAGATTTCCGGAAACACAAAGCCAAGGATATTCCGAATTCAGAAATCCTTATTCTTACCAAAGATTTTATAGCAGACCGATCCAAATAGGAAGTCTTCCTCTGGGAGAAAATCATGCAGTTCGGATCGAATCAGTATTACCTTTCGAATCCGAAAGCGGATTTTCGCAGGAACTATCCTCACTTAAAAGTTATGCAAGATCCAGATCCTTAGAATTGGAAATGGTTTCAGTACCACTTCCTTCCGATGAATTCCTAAGAGAAGAATGTATTTCTGCAATTAAATCTTCCTCGGTTCCAGTGGGGGTCATCGTAGAACAAAACGAATTATTACTCGAAGACGTATTAGAAGATCTGATCCCATTCCCTAAAGTAACAGTAGACCCATTCCATCATTTCCAAAACAGGGATTCTTTATTAGAATTTCTGCATAAAAGAGAAGGAAAAGGGATTACTGAACTAAATGTCCAGGCCTACCAAATCGAAAGCCTAAAAGGACTTCCTGAAGAATTTAAGAACGCAGGAATAGAATCAATAGCATTCTCCATACAAACTTTCCATATATTACACGATTACAGAAAATTAGCACGAATACTCAGCGATTTTGATTATCCTATTCTCCTAAGTACAGAATATCCGGACATGGAAACTGCATTATACGAATCTTCTATCGGAATCGGCGGAATGTTGACGGATGGGATCGGGGATATGCTTCGTATCAAAGTAATCGATAGTGAGCCCGAAGCAGTTCTACAACTCGGGTTTGATATACTACAAGCAACCAGATTAAGACTTACAAAAACGGAATATATCTCCTGCCCTTCTTGCGGACGAACCTTATTCGATCTACAAACCACAACTGCGCGAATCAAAGAAAAAACAGGTCATCTAAAAGGTGTTAAGATAGCTGTTATGGGCTGTATCGTAAACGGTCCCGGAGAGATGGCGGATGCGGATTTCGGTTACGTAGGTGCAGGCCCAGGTAAAGTCCATTTGTACCGTGGAAAAGAAATCGTACTTAAAAACGTCCCTTCCGAAGAAGCGGACGAAAGATTAGTCCAATTGATCAAAGACTCCGGAATGTGGATGGAGAGAGAATCAGTGGCCAGTGAAAATACTTTTTAG
- the mdtD gene encoding multidrug transporter subunit MdtD, which produces MTEESKGSKALLWLVACGFFMQTLDGTIVNTALPAIAKNLDASPLRMQSVVVAYLLTMAMIIPASGWISDKFGIRQVFIGALSLFALGSLFCALSQNLTQLVLSRILQGVGGALLLPVGRLALLRSVSPEQFLQAISFVAIPGLIGPLVGPVLGGWLVETASWHWIFLINLPVGVAGIIASSIYMKGNPIRNSSVFDLKGYLLLAFGMVTFSLALDAGSSLGLQKAGVILLTIFGLASIAAYWIHAARTSAPLFSPRIFSIPTLSIGLLGNLFSRLGSSSMPFLVPLFLQVNMGYPPFKAGLMLLPMAIAGIGIKRFAPLLIYKLGYRKVLVTNTLLIGLSMSSFFWLNSSENWWIFSFQLFCFGAFNSFQFTAMNTLTLKDLNGEFTSSGNTMLSMIQMLAMGMGVACAAGALEAFRDLFGQDPDNMLLAFRSTFACMGIITLSSSFIFWQIKKEDGRSAVLKDSVLD; this is translated from the coding sequence ATGACAGAAGAATCTAAAGGGTCCAAGGCATTACTCTGGCTCGTGGCCTGCGGCTTTTTTATGCAGACTTTGGACGGGACAATTGTCAATACGGCTCTGCCTGCGATCGCAAAAAATTTAGATGCAAGCCCTTTAAGAATGCAATCGGTTGTGGTCGCCTATCTTCTTACGATGGCGATGATCATTCCAGCTTCCGGTTGGATCTCCGACAAATTCGGAATACGACAGGTTTTTATCGGCGCCTTATCCTTATTCGCCTTAGGCTCTCTATTCTGTGCTCTTTCTCAGAATTTAACCCAGCTTGTTCTTTCTAGGATTTTACAAGGTGTTGGAGGAGCACTTTTACTTCCTGTAGGTCGTCTAGCACTTCTTCGTTCCGTTTCCCCGGAACAATTTTTACAAGCGATCAGTTTTGTGGCCATCCCGGGCTTGATAGGTCCATTGGTTGGTCCAGTTTTAGGAGGATGGTTAGTAGAGACCGCGTCTTGGCATTGGATCTTTCTTATCAATCTTCCAGTAGGTGTAGCGGGGATCATTGCTTCTTCCATTTACATGAAAGGAAATCCAATCCGGAATTCATCCGTATTTGATCTGAAAGGATATCTGCTTCTGGCATTTGGTATGGTTACTTTTTCTTTAGCATTGGATGCAGGATCTAGCTTGGGTTTGCAGAAGGCAGGAGTCATACTTCTTACCATATTCGGACTCGCAAGTATCGCGGCTTATTGGATCCATGCTGCCAGAACTTCTGCCCCGCTCTTTTCTCCTCGAATATTTTCTATCCCTACATTGAGCATCGGCCTTCTTGGAAATTTATTCTCTAGGCTCGGAAGTTCGAGTATGCCGTTTTTGGTCCCGTTATTCTTGCAAGTGAATATGGGATATCCTCCTTTTAAAGCGGGTTTAATGCTTTTGCCAATGGCGATCGCAGGAATAGGCATCAAAAGATTTGCTCCATTATTAATCTATAAATTAGGTTATAGGAAAGTTTTAGTCACGAATACCCTACTGATAGGCTTGAGTATGAGCAGTTTTTTCTGGTTAAACTCTTCGGAGAACTGGTGGATCTTCTCTTTTCAATTATTCTGTTTCGGAGCATTCAACTCTTTCCAATTCACAGCAATGAACACTCTTACCTTAAAGGATCTGAATGGAGAATTTACAAGTAGCGGAAATACTATGCTTTCCATGATACAAATGTTAGCGATGGGAATGGGAGTCGCATGTGCTGCAGGAGCCTTGGAAGCGTTCCGAGATCTATTCGGTCAAGATCCGGACAATATGCTTTTAGCGTTCAGGAGCACATTCGCTTGTATGGGAATCATTACTCTATCTTCTAGTTTTATCTTTTGGCAGATCAAAAAAGAAGACGGTAGAAGTGCAGTTTTGAAAGATTCGGTTCTGGATTGA